The nucleotide window TGGCACAAAGCAGCCAATAGAGAGGTATCTGAGGCTCTAGTTTGCACATAAATTTCTGGAACATTTTCTAACCAAACTTGGTCAAGCTGTGCAAATAGGTTTTGCGTCCGCGCCTGTATATCTGCCTCCTGCCAATCATCTAACGAGAAAGCCTGTTCTTGCTGGGCAAAATAAGCTTCCGATTCTGCATGGGCGGTATTCCAGCAATAAGTCCTTTCATCTTGCAGAAGTGCCTGCACTAGATCCTGTTCCGCTTGGGCAAATAGATCGCGAGAATATTCCGAATCCTTAGTTTCACTGGCCATCATTCAACTCCTGAGTCTACTTTTTAACCAACGCTGTCCGCAGAGTGACTACACTGAGCTGACAACGAGTTCCGCAACCTTTGATCTAAAAACCTCCGGGAGTGGCGAAGCAGGGGAAGACGGGAAGACGGGAAGACGGGAATTGCTAAAGCTTTCAAATTTTAGATTTTAGATTTAAAATTTGAAATCAATCAAATCTAAAATCTCAAACCTAAAATTATACCAAATCCGCAACGATTACCCCCTTTATGTCTCTAGGCTGTAGAGACGTTTCATGAAACGTCTCTACAATGTTTAGGCCAAAAATTCTCATGGGATAACCAACCCGGATTTGGTATTACTCCTTAAGGATCGATAATAAACTCCCAAATCTGCCCTTGGGAGCTACCAAACTTTAGCTGTATTCCGGTTTCCAAGAGAGCTTCTTGGTGATGAACTTTTCGCCAACCTGAAGCTCCCAAAATAAGAGTGCCGAAACGAGAAAAATCGCGCAGGAAGTATGTCGGCCCAGCTATACTATCTAAAGGATCGCCGCGACAAATAATTTCTGCGTGTCGTTGAGAAACCCACTTTTCGGAGATTATCAAGTCGTTTTCTTGCTGGCGGCGTCCCACTCGCATCAGTCCGCCACGAATCGGCCAGATCTTCGTTGTCGATTCTAAGGGACGCAGGAAAGCAGCTCGTTCGCGTCCTATCCAAGTGAGGGAATTTTCTGGTAGCTCAGTTATACTTTCTGCCAAAGGCTGAAGCAATTGGCCGTCAAATTCTGGATGTAAATAGAGAACTGGTAAAGTCCAGGCCGGTTGATTGAACTTATATAGCGTCAGCAATTGCTGCCTAGCCACAGCCACAGCCCGATCGATCGGCATCCGCTCCGCTAAAGCGCGGGAAAAAGCCTTGATAAAGCTAATCGCTTCCTCATCAGCAATAGCATCGCGCATTGCCAAAACAGCTGGTACGCCGTGATGAAGCAGCACTTCTGCCAAACTGCTGCGTGCGATCGCTCGATCGTTGTGCCGAGCCGATTGGGCTCCCCAGCAAGCGTTAAAAACCGCTAGCGTCACGTGAGTGCGAGTCAGTACCTGCGCCAATTCAGTACCGTTCATAGTCACATCAGGCCCCAAAAACAGCAAGCCGCCGTCTGGTGCCGGTACACCGTGACCGGCATAAAACAGGATGTTGTAAGAGTTACTTTCCAGGCATGAAGTCAGTTCGGCGATAGTTGGCATAACCAGCGTATCTACAAGGCAGGGTACGAGGGTGGCAGTACCGTTAGGACTGACATTGCCGCTATTTTCAAGAATTTTAGCTAGGGCAACAGCCTCCTGTTCTAGTTTTAAAGTGCCATTTTTTGAGGTTTGCGTTGGGGCATTTTGTTGTCCTAAAACCAGCAGTATGTTTAGGCTTTGCTCTGGCTTAAGCGGTGGTAGAGGAGCGATATCGCTGGTAGTACGACTAAAGAGCAATTGCTGAGAGAGAGAAACTGCCTGTTTCCCAGCTTGGGGTTGCATAATTTCCCAAGGCAGAGTGATTAAGTCTGGGTCGCGAATCTCCAGGCGCAGCCGCAGAGGTTGATTTTGGCCAATAGCGATTCCTTGACTGTGATCGAGACTGCTTTGAATCGGCCCTTCAAATAGCCACTGCCAGAGTTGAATTCCCAACTGTTGCATCAGACGACCACCATAGCTGGTTGTCGAACCTAAGGTCGAAGATACAACTAAAGTCGTTGGCAAATTAGCTAGTTGGACTGCTGGCACATGAGGGGCGCAAGACAAGCTTCGCGGGGAAAACATCTCCTGCCAAGCAAGCCAGGTCTGCGTTAAGGTTTCTGGCCAAATGCAGTCGTGGTGGAGATATCCACCGGGATAGGGGGCTTTTAAAACCCAGATGGCAAAGTGTTCTGCCTCAGCAGCTACCAGGCGAGCTACGCTTAAGTTAAGGCAAGGACTCTCAGATGGCGACATTCAGAACCCTTAAACTAAACCTGACTGGAGCAATTTTTTTAACCAGTTTTTTCTCAGTGTAACGGGAAATTGTATACAACTCTCATGACACGAGTGCTATTACTAGCTCAGGCTTTGAGTAGTAACGCTTGCAGAACATGGAAGAGGGTAACCTTTTGCCCGTTAAGAGTTCCCCCTGTCCTGTGCCAATTTGAAATCTAAAATCTAAAATTTGAAATTATTTTAATTTGGGGCAACGGGGGGGGTGGAAGTGGTTCCCGGAGTACATTTTGGCAGCCCAGCAGACTCTTGGATGGAATTTTGCTTAATGTATGGTTCAAGATCTGCTAGCCGAATCCATCCTTCTTGGGTCGGTTTAACTAGATTATAGGTTTGCCGAACCCGATCGGAGCTGATAGCACCGGGAATTGAGCATAATTTAAGTTTTAGCCATCTGTCTTGATCTTTACGGAGGAAAGATTTGATTTCCAAAACGCTATTTTCTGGAACTATTCCTAGAGCAGTTTGTTTTTGAGCTGCTTCGTACAGCAAAAGGGGAACTTTTGGAATGGCCGAGTTTTTTGGCGATGAACTTCTAACCAGGATAAGTGACCCCGGACTTAAGGATGGGATAGCGTCGGAACTCTTAAGGGGACTTGCCAAGGATGGACTGTGTGGCTTTGGTTCGGGACTTTGAGCGGGATTCAAGATGGGGCGATCGGCCCATTTACCCAAAGCAAAATAGGCCAATGCCCCTGCCAAGCCCAACAGCAGAGCGATTCCTCCCAAGAGCGGTAACAAGCTTGGTTTCTGAAGTCGGGTCGGAAGCAGCCGCGTTTTGAGTGGGTGGGGAGTTTCACTCTGAGAGCTAACTGTTGAGCCAGTCCAAAGCAATTCTGCTACAGAAGAAGTTTCTGAAGTTATGCTAGTTGACTCGCCGCCGGTTACCCGGCAGTAAACTAGAGCGACAGTGACATTATCGTGACCGTTTTGGCTGTTGCCAATTTCGATCAGGTTTGCTGCTGCTGTGGGCAGGTCTAGCTTTCCGTCTAAAACTGGCAGAATTTCAGTATCCCAGTATTGCTCTACGCGATCGTTATCGCTTAAACCATCGGAGCAGAGGAGAAAAATACAGTCTTCATCGATGACGAAGCGTTGGACTGTGGGATGCAGGCTTTTTGAGGAACTCATCCCCAATGCCTGAACCAAAGACCCAGATCCGAGTTGTTGTAGGGCTTCCCGGTATAGAGCGTAGCCCAGCCGCACTTCGCGACTGGCGACATCATCGTCTAAGGTAACTTGATGGCAACCCGTGCGGGTAATCCAGTAGACCCGACTATCCCCAATATGAGCAATGTAGATCTCGTGGGCTCTCGCTGCGGCCATTACTAGCGTTGTGCCCATGCGTTGCCTGTCGTATCGCCCTTCTATATCATTTAGCTCGCTGATGCGATCGTTGGCTTCACAGACTGTATGTTCTAATTCTGCTAGAGCATCAAGGTTGCTGCTATCGGGCGCAAGCGAGTGGTTCTGCCAGCCTTGCGCTTGAGCTACCACTGTTTCTATTGCTAAGTTAGAAGCTACATTACCGCCCTCGTGTCCCCCAATGCCGTCGCAGACAACCGCTAGAGCTTGCCCACCAGGAGGGATTTGGTAAAAGCTGTTACTTGATGGGTAGCAGGCATCCTCGTTGCGTACTCTGGTGGGGCCTGTGTCTGTGGAGGTGGCGATTTGATAGGTGCCAGATTGCGATCGTCCTATTGTAAACAGCGCTCGATCCAATTGAGCTACCAATTCTTCAGGAAATACCTCCCCTTGGATCGTTTGCTGACATAATTGTTCGAGAAAACCTGCGATCGCAGGTTTTGCCTCCTTTACCCATTGCAACCACACCTGACCCAAATCGCTTAGGCTCGCTTCTTCTCGATCCTGCCGCAATTCCAACAACCGCACTAGAGGCCCTTCTACCCGCAGCAGATCGTCTGACAGCAAGCTAGCCGCCACACCCGCGCTGCTAAAAGGTTGCCACAGTTGGGCAATTTGCCACAACCAATTTAGCTGGCGCATACCGTTTGCGTTTTTCCAAGCCGCCCCTAATTCTGGCATCAAATTAGGCAATGAGCTTTTCTTATCGCCTAAGATGGGAGCTTGCTCTAGCAACAAGACTGCTTCCTTTTGATTTTTCTTATGCGGCGGTAAGAGTCCGTAAACTTGGGGAACGTGCAGCCGATAGGGAAAAAGCCGCAAATAAGGTGCGATCGCATCCGTTATATCTTGCGGAAATGACGGTATAAAGCCCGGTTTGGTATCCAGCAGAATTCTGTCCCGTTTGACTGCGTAGCGCTGGGCTAAAAGTTGACCGGGTTTATAGCCTTCTTTTCCAAAACCCACAGCCCACAAATAGCGTTTTGGCACAGGGGTACCACATTGCTGGCAAAACCTGTTAGTCTCTGGATTGGGAGCCTGACAGTTTGGATTTGGGCAAGTAATTTTAGCAGCGTCTGCCATGAAGATTCTTTCACTCCAAGCCTTCAGGATTTGGCGGGCGATATGCAGCGCCGAGCATTAAAGCTGAGTTGTACTCAAATCGTCAAATCGTTTGACGAGCGGCTCGGTGAGGGCCAGACTCTCAACCAGTTTTTAACCCTATCATAAAGCCGATCGTCTACTATCTTGGCTTCTCATTCTTCAACGCTATCTGGTGTAGATTGCAGATACTGGGACGACAGGGGTATGCTGCTGTCTCTCATAAGTTGAGGCCAGATGATTAAAAAGAAGCCCATCCACGTTAACACGGGCAGGGAAATCAGAACGGTGACCCAAATAGTTTTCCATAATAGCCAGCTTGAGCCAATCAGTGCAATACCCGTTAGCAGTATTGACCAAGGCTGGCACCACCAAGGTTTGTATGTCCAGGGGTTCATATCGATTTTCGTGTTTGGATATTGTTCAACCATGCTAAATATGCAGTAACCAACTGAACGCAATCTAGGTAGGGTAGGGGTTTCACCCCGCTTGAGCGATCGCTGTAGAACATCTAAATTTAAAAATCGTCCAGATCTGCCCATCTTTCAACTGTCGAGCTATCCACCTCCTTTATTTCCGGCTCTTAAAGTGGATCTTAACGGATTAAGCTTTCATCCTAGAACAGGCAACGATCGTGTTTTCCTGCTTTAGGAGTAGCTCGATATGAGTACAAATACGTTTTTTGGTGATCTTTATGCCCAACCCTATATTCAACCAACCTCTAGATCGAAAAGTCCCGACTTGTGAATCGCCTGCTATACAGGAAATCCATCAACGGCTGGCCAGCTTAAAAAAATCTCACTCTATGCTTTACCGGATGATGAACCTTGAGACTTGGGCAATTGTCGGCACTATGGAGGACTTCGATCCTGGGTTTTGGAATCGCTTTATGACTAATCGTCAACTAGCTTTTAAAGATTTTTTAGCCCAAAAAAAAGCTAAGCGCTCCTAAGTTGCCTGCTTTGTTGTACCGACCGATCGCCTTTAACCATCCCCTAGTCCAAATCCAAAACTGCCACCCCCTAAAGGTATATTATCTAAATTCCACCGTCAGAAGGAGGCGATCGCGCCTCTATTTTTTTAGAATACCTTTATAAAAGCCAAAAAGAAAAGTAATTAGGTGTTTTATGAATAAGCCAAAAGAAGACACTACTCATCGTGCAACCAATCCAGGCGACAGAATTGCAGACGAACCACAAACCATTGAAGAAAAATCCCAACAATTAGCTGTAGATCATGTTCCCGACATCACTGGCGATCGCATTACAGTTCCCACTTACTTTGTTGTCGAAGAAGATGGTGAGAAAAAGGCTCTACACCATGTGAAAGATGCAGAAGAAATTTCTGATGTAATTAGACAAGCTCGCGTTGACGAAAACGGAAATAGAATTTGGTAGTAGTAGCCTGAAAATATTTCCCTTTTTCTCTCGACGAGAAACCCGGTCATTTCCCAACTAATTTAATCTTTTATAATTAGATGAAAAACCGGGTTTCCCAAAAGCTGTGCTTTGCTCAAGAGCAGCGTTTATCAATCATTTTTGGGTGGGGAGGGGCGTGGGTGCAACTTGAGGTAAGCCCATACTGTAATTGAGGACACGACCATCAAGATTGTAACTAATTTCGCCTTTTTGGAGGATCGATCGCACAAGATGTTCCAGATCGGAACCAATACGACGAAGGTTATATTCGGTCAAGTCTTCTCCGCTATAAGACTCAACTAGCTCATCAAACTTCCGATAAACTTTTTGCACAGCTTCATCGTTCCAATTAAATTCATTGTCTGGATCGATATCTAAAGTTAATACGCTGTCACTGGGAACTAGCTCGTTGTTCTCAACTTCAGCGGTAAAGATACGGATGTGGCGGGTTGTGGACTTGAGCAGCATAGTGGCGGTGTTCTAAAGCAAGGACTTTCCAACTTTAATTTTAAACGTTTGTCAAGGCAATTCCTGTTTTAAGCCAGACTGGCAGATCCCAGCAAGCCGATCCCCTGGTTTTCAGCGGGAAATCATCCCAGTTTCACGCGCATAAGCGAAAATTCCGCCAGCTTCAATCACCGGGCCGACTTCTCCTATAGGCTTAAGAACGTATGTTTTGCCCTGGGTGTGGTTGATCAATTGATTTTGGCCGAAGTCGATCGAAACTTCCTGACCCGTTTCAAACAAATCGCACAGCCTATCGATCGATTCCCACGGGTAAAGTTCGCCTGTAGCCGAGCAGTTGCGGAAAAATATCCTGGCGTATGACTGCGCCACTACAGCTTCGACACCAGATGCTCCTAAAGCAATAGGTGCGTGTTCCCGCGAAGAACCGCAGCCGAAGTTTTCCCCCGCTACAATTATAGGGTAGCGCGTCTTAATTTCTCCAGTCGCTATAAATTTACTGTAGCGATCGGGTAAGCCGACAAGAGCATAACTGCCCAGCTTTTCGTATTCATCAGGCTTAGAAGGAACCAGAGTCAGATATTCTGCTGGAATGATTTGATCGGTGTCAATATTATCATCCAAAACAAAGATCGGGCCGCGAATCACTTTGCTCATAATTAATCCCCTCTTTGGTTTCAGCAGTTTGTGACTGAGCTAAGTCTACTTCCAGAACATCATACATTAAAAAGCGCCCACTACTTACATCTTAAGTTTGCGCTCATTTTTTAGGCCCGATAGAAACTAATTTTTTTCGTCATAACAGTGGTCACTTAGACTAATAACGCAAGTTGCTATATATGATTAAGGCACTTATGTAGTTAGTAGGTACGTTGTTGCGCGGCATCGCAACAACGTACCCATTACCCATTCCAAACAAGAAAGAATGCTTTTTAACTAGCAACTTGAGTTAACTACCAAAACTGAATTCCTAGTTCGTTCGTGTCACATAAGCTGTAGTAGGGACACGGCATAATTAAATCTTTTGTATGACCGACATATTTATGATGCCGTGTCCCTACTTCACCCCACAATCTTAGAGCCCAGTTGTAGACTCACCGACTGTAGTCGGCGTGTCAGGCCATGACGGTGGCTTGTTGGTTATACTCAGCACGGTCACAGACCGTGCTTTTTTTATCCCTGTAGGGGCTTTCGCATTCCGTCAAAGATCTTTGGGTTCAACCAACAAATTATTCACGGAATGCTTCGCCCATTTATGCCCGTGCGAAGTATAGCTCAAGAGTACTGGAATTGAGATCTGGGTCTTACCCAGATCTCAATTTTAGGCGAATGGCTTCACCGCTAAATCTCTCAATGTGACTGTAAAACTTTGCTGCTTGCCTGTGGCAACAAAAGTAACAATAACTTCACAGGCGACAGCAACTGTTAGCATTACTAGATTGCGTGCCAGTGGGTAGTCGCAGACATCATCGTTTACCGCAGATGGAACGCGATAAACCTCATTCCAAATTACCTCGCCATAATCTC belongs to Argonema galeatum A003/A1 and includes:
- a CDS encoding CHAT domain-containing protein, whose amino-acid sequence is MSPSESPCLNLSVARLVAAEAEHFAIWVLKAPYPGGYLHHDCIWPETLTQTWLAWQEMFSPRSLSCAPHVPAVQLANLPTTLVVSSTLGSTTSYGGRLMQQLGIQLWQWLFEGPIQSSLDHSQGIAIGQNQPLRLRLEIRDPDLITLPWEIMQPQAGKQAVSLSQQLLFSRTTSDIAPLPPLKPEQSLNILLVLGQQNAPTQTSKNGTLKLEQEAVALAKILENSGNVSPNGTATLVPCLVDTLVMPTIAELTSCLESNSYNILFYAGHGVPAPDGGLLFLGPDVTMNGTELAQVLTRTHVTLAVFNACWGAQSARHNDRAIARSSLAEVLLHHGVPAVLAMRDAIADEEAISFIKAFSRALAERMPIDRAVAVARQQLLTLYKFNQPAWTLPVLYLHPEFDGQLLQPLAESITELPENSLTWIGRERAAFLRPLESTTKIWPIRGGLMRVGRRQQENDLIISEKWVSQRHAEIICRGDPLDSIAGPTYFLRDFSRFGTLILGASGWRKVHHQEALLETGIQLKFGSSQGQIWEFIIDP
- a CDS encoding PP2C family serine/threonine-protein phosphatase, with the translated sequence MADAAKITCPNPNCQAPNPETNRFCQQCGTPVPKRYLWAVGFGKEGYKPGQLLAQRYAVKRDRILLDTKPGFIPSFPQDITDAIAPYLRLFPYRLHVPQVYGLLPPHKKNQKEAVLLLEQAPILGDKKSSLPNLMPELGAAWKNANGMRQLNWLWQIAQLWQPFSSAGVAASLLSDDLLRVEGPLVRLLELRQDREEASLSDLGQVWLQWVKEAKPAIAGFLEQLCQQTIQGEVFPEELVAQLDRALFTIGRSQSGTYQIATSTDTGPTRVRNEDACYPSSNSFYQIPPGGQALAVVCDGIGGHEGGNVASNLAIETVVAQAQGWQNHSLAPDSSNLDALAELEHTVCEANDRISELNDIEGRYDRQRMGTTLVMAAARAHEIYIAHIGDSRVYWITRTGCHQVTLDDDVASREVRLGYALYREALQQLGSGSLVQALGMSSSKSLHPTVQRFVIDEDCIFLLCSDGLSDNDRVEQYWDTEILPVLDGKLDLPTAAANLIEIGNSQNGHDNVTVALVYCRVTGGESTSITSETSSVAELLWTGSTVSSQSETPHPLKTRLLPTRLQKPSLLPLLGGIALLLGLAGALAYFALGKWADRPILNPAQSPEPKPHSPSLASPLKSSDAIPSLSPGSLILVRSSSPKNSAIPKVPLLLYEAAQKQTALGIVPENSVLEIKSFLRKDQDRWLKLKLCSIPGAISSDRVRQTYNLVKPTQEGWIRLADLEPYIKQNSIQESAGLPKCTPGTTSTPPVAPN
- a CDS encoding DUF6737 family protein, encoding MNPWTYKPWWCQPWSILLTGIALIGSSWLLWKTIWVTVLISLPVLTWMGFFLIIWPQLMRDSSIPLSSQYLQSTPDSVEE
- a CDS encoding NAD(P)H-quinone oxidoreductase subunit M, giving the protein MLLKSTTRHIRIFTAEVENNELVPSDSVLTLDIDPDNEFNWNDEAVQKVYRKFDELVESYSGEDLTEYNLRRIGSDLEHLVRSILQKGEISYNLDGRVLNYSMGLPQVAPTPLPTQK
- a CDS encoding 3-isopropylmalate dehydratase, producing MSKVIRGPIFVLDDNIDTDQIIPAEYLTLVPSKPDEYEKLGSYALVGLPDRYSKFIATGEIKTRYPIIVAGENFGCGSSREHAPIALGASGVEAVVAQSYARIFFRNCSATGELYPWESIDRLCDLFETGQEVSIDFGQNQLINHTQGKTYVLKPIGEVGPVIEAGGIFAYARETGMISR